A DNA window from Setaria viridis chromosome 2, Setaria_viridis_v4.0, whole genome shotgun sequence contains the following coding sequences:
- the LOC117844306 gene encoding uncharacterized protein produces MDFNFDRLQSCEDSFYGIVPGKGSYPIGQVVLPVTFGTPENYHTEYFTFEVANFKTSYHAIFGRPMLARFMAIPHHTYLVLKMPAPNGILSIYGDIEMSYKCDTEVVQVAEALECSTKATAMLVEAQKVDQDHLAIPETEPTPTVLQPDPKVKTVPLNVSTRILWR; encoded by the coding sequence ATGGACTTCAATTTCGACCGCCTCCAATCCTGTGAAGACTCCTTCTACGGTATCGTgcccggcaaaggatcctatcctatcggCCAAGTTGTTTTgccagtcacctttggcacgCCTGAAAACTACCATACGGAGTACTtcaccttcgaggtggccaacttcaagacctcctaccacgccatctttgGTAGGCCCATGCTCGCAAGGTTCATGGCGATTCCGCATCAtacctacctcgtcctcaagatgccaGCTCCAAATGGCATCCTCTCCATCTACGGTGACATTGAGATGTCATACAAGTGCGACACAGAGGTGGTACAGGTCGCTGAAGCCCTGGAGTGCTCAACCAAAGCCACCGCCATGCTCGTCGAGGCCCAGAAGGTGGACCAGGACCATCTCGCAATCCCAGAGACGGAGCCGACGCCCACAGTGCTGCAGCCCGACCCCAAGGTCAAAACGGTGCCGCTGAACGTAAGCACCCGCATATTGTGGAGATAG